The following are from one region of the Sorghum bicolor cultivar BTx623 chromosome 2, Sorghum_bicolor_NCBIv3, whole genome shotgun sequence genome:
- the LOC110432658 gene encoding skin secretory protein xP2-like has translation MPAESSQAPKRRRLVRITDDDDEEEEAAPSLVRRPRSRPDVAPATTDRVASDPPAPRVAETGAQAPAGRTRRRVTATHRRSDLAASDVNPDQVTGQGTAEPIAVVGQATGQPAAAAAATGAEQQYAPASAMASTPPRDEEAARTPPLSTVAEEEGRIPTPPAGEGRVPTPHRAGASSPVGSPGLDQGPVMPSTVAGGSAANEEPQTWRKRLRASDKRKSSSPESLPGCWRPGAKQERS, from the exons ATGCCGGCAGAGAGCAGTCAGGCGCCGAAGCGCCGTCGACTCGTCCGGATcactgatgacgacgacgaggaggaggaggccgcgccttCTCTGGTCCGGAGACCGCGTAGTCGACCGGACGTAgcgccggccaccactgatcgggtggccagcgatcCTCCTGCACCGCGCGTCGCAGAGACGGGAGCGCAGGCGCCAgctggtaggaccaggaggagggtcACCGCAACACACCGGCGAtctgacct CGCAGCGTCAGATGTCAACCCCGACCAGGTCACTGGACAGGGGACGGCCGAGCCTATTGCCGTCGTTGGACAAGCCACGGGGCAgcctgcggcggcggccgctgccACGGGCGCCGAGCAACAATATGCCCCGGCGAGTGCCATGGCGAGCACTCCGCCGAGGGATGAGGAGGCAGCGAGGACCCCTCCCCTGAGTACTGTTGCGGAGGAGGAAGGCAGAATCCCGACTCCTCCAGCCGGAGAAGGGAGGGTCCCAACACCGCACCGAGCAGGGGCCTCTTCGCCTgtaggctcccctggcctggacCAGGGGCCAGTGATGCCCTCGACCGTGGCCGGAGGCAGTGCGGCAAATGAGGAGCCCCAG ACTTGGAGGAAGAggttgcgcgcctccgacaagagaaagagcagctcGCCTGAGAGCTTGCCGGGGtgctggaggccgggcgccaaGCAGGAGAGGAGCTAG